One Oryza brachyantha chromosome 3, ObraRS2, whole genome shotgun sequence DNA segment encodes these proteins:
- the LOC102711414 gene encoding serine/threonine-protein kinase GRIK1-like gives MADLTDIGCCSCFGFLRKPRVSVSRPQDVDGILSEDLLNHKSIEDPDGSFYTGDDPDRSFYDRDDLDRSFCNGDDPDRSFNDGDDPDHLYGSDDGQPRKRSEDIILARAQNGFACRESLVKETKKVFRSEDENGRKMVNQYVHLGKLGAGSYGKVVLYRSMKDGKRYAVKVLNKSYMMKVRVVRSETAMTDVLREVSIMKMLDHPNIVNLIEVIDDPNADKFYMVLEYVEDKMICGDGLGEATSKSYLRDIISGLMYLHSHNIIHGDIKPDNLLVTSTGNVKIGDFSVSQVFEDDDDLLWRSPGTPVFTAPECCQGSAYHGRASDTWAVGVTLYYMISGHYPFLGDTLQETYDKIVNDPVQIPDNMNPQLADLLERLLCKDPANRITLQAVAEHPWVAGDQGPVVEYFCRCGFGRRKRADLPGDVQ, from the exons ATGGCTGACCTGACCGACATAGGCTGCTGTAGttgttttggctttttaagGAAGCCCAGGGTATCTGTAAGTCGACCTCAGGATGTTGATGGCATCCTATCTGAAGATCTGTTGAACCATAAATCTATTGAAGATCCTGATGGAAGCTTCTACACCGGAGATGACCCTGATAGAAGCTTCTACGACAGGGATGATCTTGACAGAAGCTTTTGCAATGGCGATGACCCTGACAGAAGCTTCAATGATGGAGATGATCCTGATCATCTTTATGGAAGTGATGATGGGCAGCCAAGGAAGAGATCTGAAGATATTATACTGGCAAGAGCTCAGAATGGCTTTGCATGTAGAGAAAGTCTAGTTAAGGAGACTAAAAAAGTATTCCGCTCAGAG GATGAAAATGGCAGAAAGATGGTCAACCAATATGTCCACTTGGGGAAGCTTGGTGCTGGAAGCTATGGCAAAGTG gTTTTATACCGAAGCATGAAAGATGGAAAGCGGTACGCAGTGAAG GTTTTGAATAAATCTTACATGATGAAAGTACGTGTTGTACGATCAGAAACTGCCATGACAGATGTTCTTCGGGAA GTTTCAATCATGAAAATGTTGGATCATCCCAATATAGTAAATCTTATTGAAGTGATTGATGACCCGAACGCAGATAAATTCTACATGG TGCTCGAGTATGTTGAAGACAAAATGATCTGTGGCGATGGTTTAGGAGAAGCTACCTCCAAAAGTTACTTGCGTGACATAATCTCCGGTCTTATGTATCTTCATTCTCAT AATATTATTCATGGTGATATTAAACCAGACAATCTGTTGGTCACAAGCACTGGCAATGTGAAGATAGGGGATTTCAGTGTTAGTCAAGTTTTTGAG gatgatgatgatttgcTTTGGAGGTCTCCAGGCACTCCTGTTTTCACTGCACCGGAGTGCTGTCAAG GTTCAGCCTACCATGGTCGGGCATCTGATACATGGGCAGTTGGTGTTACtctatattatatgatttctGGTCACTATCCATTTCTAGGAGATACCTTGCAGGAAACTTATGATAAG ATTGTCAATGATCCGGTGCAAATACCAGACAACATGAACCCCCAACTTGCTGATTTGCTGGAAAGGCTTCTTTgcaaag ATCCAGCAAATCGTATCACCCTGCAGGCTGTAGCTGAGCATCCTTGGGTTGCTGGGGACCAGGGGCCTGTTGTTGAATACTTCTGCAGATGTGGATTTGGCCGGAGAAAGCGAGCTGATTTACCGGGAGATGTACAATAG